In Desulfomonilia bacterium, the genomic window CGTACCGAGGTCATTAATGAAGCATGCACCCAGGATGCCTTTGCCAAAATCTGTTTTATTAAAGCCAGTTTCCAGCATTACGGCATAGACAACAGCCATTGAAGTGGTTGAGAGCGCTACACCGCATAGAAGGCTGGCCTGTATGCTCCAGTCAAGAAGATAATATGCAATGGCTGCACAGCCAAAAAAAGGCGCCAGAAACCCAATCAATCCGATGACGGAAACCTCTTTGATTTTTGTTTTCATTATCTCGGGATCAAGCTCGGCCCCAGCCAGAAATGTCAGAAGAACAGCGCCGCTTGACCCCAGAAAACGCAACCATTGCTGATTTGACCCAAGCATATCGAACTGCCCCGTATAACTTGCTATGGCACCTACAATCACCCCCACACATATTTCGACAAGAGCGATCGATATGCGGAGATGATAGGCGATAATCGCAGAAATGACTGCAAAGCCCAGCCAGACAGAAGCCAACCAGAAAATATGTTCCATCAAAGTTCTCCTTTGTTCTGTTGTTTAACTAAGCTGTAATGTGTTCACTAAGTTGAGATATCGTCTCACGTATTTCATCCGTATTGCCGTGTACACCTGAAAGGAGGGCTTCAACGGTTGCTATCTCGTCACTAATGTATTTAAGGGAATGCTTGAGCATGAAATCAATTGCGGTATTTATTCTTTCTTCCCACTGAGTTGCCAGCCGGGAAATATTAACCTCAACCGACCATGGAATCTGATTAAGAAAATGCCTTTCAAAAAGTTTCCTGAATATGAACATCGGGATCATAAACCACAAAAGGTCAATGTGAGTGTCAAAACCGAACAGGACTTTGACATCGGGTTTTTCAGGTTCCGGAACTTCAATCTTCCATTCGGATTGGGCTAGTTTTAACCCGAGGACCTTTTCAATGTTGCTCTCTAGGTGCATCCTGAAATTCTGCAGATACCTTGTCAGGCTTTCATGAGTACTGTCGAGCGTGCCGCGAAAGTGTTCGTTTTCATCTTTTGAAATAATGGAAATCTCTCTTTCCATTGTTGACTTGAGCCAGTTCTTATATAATTCGGTCATCTTCCACAGGTTCACTTTCCACGAGACCATTTCATGGCTCAGTTCTGAAGTCATTTTCTTGATAAGCGGTTTCTTGAACTGTTTAAGATGATTGTTGATTACGGTCCTGGTCTGATTCTTGTTGTCTCTGGCCATTGCATACGCTTCTCGTCTGATATGTTCGTATCCGGTTTTTTCATTCAATATCTGATTCTTAAGATTATCCCTTTCATTATCACTTTCGAGAGATGCCATCAGTGCAATTTCCATATATGAAATGCACGATTTCAGAAGGAATTGACACTTATGATTGAGTATGCGGACAAACTCGGCATCACGATCTTTTGATAAACCGGAAAGGACGTTATCTTCGATCATTTTCCTGAGTCTTTCCGTATCCTTTCTTGTTGAGTATTGAAATATGGGAAAACTCTGCCTGATTTCACGTGTCAGGGTGTTTTCAAAAAAATCAATCACTTCCTGCTGATGTTCGGAGGTAAGAAGGTCAGCTTTTGTCATGAGGATTATTATGTTAGGCGTATAACTCAGCAGTTCACGGATAAGCCCGAGATCATCCGCCGAGAGAGGCCTGTCTGCACTAATGGCAAGAATAGC contains:
- a CDS encoding dynamin family protein, translated to MNQQPAVLKTLAVQDLVEKIRITADQYHLASLKRQLEVCESMLEETTRTIDVAILGQFKAGKSSFINSLIGKEVLPTGVTPVTTVITRLQYGETERVTVRYSDKTSSIINAGDIGDYVSESNNPSNSKKVSFVDIELPSMINYQGLRLVDTPGLGSVFEAHIKESEEWLPEVGAAILAISADRPLSADDLGLIRELLSYTPNIIILMTKADLLTSEHQQEVIDFFENTLTREIRQSFPIFQYSTRKDTERLRKMIEDNVLSGLSKDRDAEFVRILNHKCQFLLKSCISYMEIALMASLESDNERDNLKNQILNEKTGYEHIRREAYAMARDNKNQTRTVINNHLKQFKKPLIKKMTSELSHEMVSWKVNLWKMTELYKNWLKSTMEREISIISKDENEHFRGTLDSTHESLTRYLQNFRMHLESNIEKVLGLKLAQSEWKIEVPEPEKPDVKVLFGFDTHIDLLWFMIPMFIFRKLFERHFLNQIPWSVEVNISRLATQWEERINTAIDFMLKHSLKYISDEIATVEALLSGVHGNTDEIRETISQLSEHITA